From a single Oncorhynchus nerka isolate Pitt River linkage group LG11, Oner_Uvic_2.0, whole genome shotgun sequence genomic region:
- the LOC115137410 gene encoding uncharacterized protein LOC115137410 isoform X1, with amino-acid sequence MANCNGNVMVFHTQIASIMEVLANAAVAEICKLVDDDYAVCRLEITQSQKENRTLRRKLQLLELKVSRERAERTMRERVLGSRPRSVKILDRYRGMARGEVHLTEGHRSFVKPAGHSTWTDEQPITVDEGSGTSTQHVIVIESADAEAAGPGVKQERTEGQKDTRHSRDIQTGESGAPPVAMENPTTTPTQPRTRHSITEEGSEVLLVKEEGCEESLGNPEGTMVMEDNETTPPLEPTEEPAEQHRNTHSLTESEDMEDGKPDLLLVKEETIEDGPESIDLQSGLKMGEQGGWLEANRGDWATILDSQTLTGAAKSPGDDITEQVRTRGDIVESAVEEDLLISSVTGGGEWTSEAADHQTWPRIRILNQEPSLFLSESEPGPKREFERLHHHTEHNQWTGGLNNLSPGGHQRDGGSSQGSSLQPRTFSSQSQCRDEAGPGADREKSSFSYDANTIVSMMNRAGHPGLQPSQRVVGDRPGGNLSGSRSSPSGSHLMSGDWVHRRPGPGPSLPQLPHGNPTNGDRVRIGVHHERYLAYNTAHNPNNTQTMARGGSSKLAQGGSSKLAPTSPSTSSGVIGSQRGRPSIKTDADKPYACPTCGKRFAHANYVKQHQTVHTKERPFMCKLCYKSFSFQSNLIKHRSVHNEEKS; translated from the exons atggctaactgtaaTGGTAACGttatggtttttcacactcaaatagcctccatcaTGGAGGTGCTAGCAAACgcagccgtggcagagatctgtaaactcgtagacgacgactatgcagtgtGTCGTTTAGAAAtaactcaaagccagaaagaaaacaggaCATTGCGGAGGAAACTACAGCTACTGGAACTGAAGGTGTCACGGGAGCGCGCAGAGAGGACAATGCGAGAGCGTGTCCTCGGCAGCCGTCCCAGAAGTGTCAAGATCCTCGACCGATACAGAGGAATGGCAAGAG gTGAAGTACATCTCACTGAAGGCCACAGGAGCtttgtgaagccagcaggacacagCACATGGACAGATGAACAACCAATCACTGTTGATGAGGggagtggaacctcaacccagcATGTTATCGTGATAGAG TCTGCAGATGCAGAGGCTGCAGGTCCTGGAGTCAAgcaggagaggactgagggacAGAAGGACACACGGCacagcagagacatccagactggAGAGTCTGGTGCGCCTCCTGTAGCCATGGAAAATCCCACTACCACCCCAACACAGCCCAGGACCCGACACAGCATCACGGAG GAGGGTTCAGAGGTGCtgctggtgaaggaggaggggtgtgaggagaGTCTGGGGAACCCTGAGGGGACCATGGTCATGGAGGACAACGAGACTACACCTCCTCTTGAACCCACAGAGGAACCAGCTGAGcagcacaggaacacacacagtctcactgag TCAGAAGACATGGAGGATGGGAAGCCTGACCTGCTGCTGGTCAAAGAGGAGACGATAGAAGACGGACCAGAGAGCATTGACCTGCAAAGTGGACTAAAGATGGGGGAGCAAG GTGGTTGGCTGGAGGCTAATAGAGGAGACTGGGCAACCATCTTGGATTCCCAGACCCTGACCGGTGCAGCCAAGAGCCCAGGGGACGACATCACTGAGCAGGTCAGGACCagaggtgacatagtggag TCTGCAGTCGAAGAAGATCTGCTGATATCCAGTGTTACTGGTGGGGGAGAGTGGACCTCTGAAGCGGCTGATCACCAAACCTGGCCCCGGATCAGGATCCTGAACCAGGAGCCTTCCCTCTTCCTTTCTGAGTCAGAACCAGGACCTAAACGCGAGTTTGAGAGACTCCACcaccacacagaacacaaccagtGGACAGGTGGACTGAACAACCTCAGTCCTGGTGGTCATCAGAGAGACGGAGGTTCCAGTCAGGGATCCAGTCTGCAGCCCAGAACCTTCTCTTCACAGTCTCAGTGCAGGGATGAAGCAGGGCCTGGGGCTGATAGAGAGAAATCCTCCTTTTCATATGATGCAAACACCATAGTATCCATGATGAATAGAGCAGGTCACCCTGGGCTTCAGCCTTcacagagagtggtgggagaccgCCCTGGTGGTAATCTTTCAGGAAGTCGGTCTTCTCCTTCAGGGTCTCATCTAATGTCTGGTGACTGGGTTCATAGAAGGCCTGGACCTGGACCTAGCCTTCCTCAGCTGCCTCATGGTAACCCCACGAATGGAGACAGGGTCAGGATAGGTGTTCACCATGAGAGGTACCTAGCCTATAACACAGCACACAATCCCAACAACACCCAAACAATGGCTAGAGGAGGTAGCTCGAAGTTGGCTCAAGGAGGTAGCTCGAAGTTGGCTCCTACTTCTCCCTCTACCTCATCTGGTGTCATTGGGTCACAACGTGGTAGGCCGAGCATTAAGACGGACGCTGACAAGCCGTATGCCTGCCCCACATGTGGAAAGCGCTTCGCTCATGCGAACTATGTGAAGCAGCACCAGACTGTTCACACCAAGGAGAGGCCCTTCATGTGCAAGCTGTGTTACAAGAGCTTCTCCTTTCAGAGTAACCTTATCAAACATAGGAGTGTCCACAATGAGGAGAAGTCATAG
- the LOC115137410 gene encoding uncharacterized protein LOC115137410 isoform X2 — MANCNGNVMVFHTQIASIMEVLANAAVAEICKLVDDDYAVCRLEITQSQKENRTLRRKLQLLELKVSRERAERTMRERVLGSRPRSVKILDRYRGMARGEVHLTEGHRSFVKPAGHSTWTDEQPITVDEGSGTSTQHVIVIESADAEAAGPGVKQERTEGQKDTRHSRDIQTGESGAPPVAMENPTTTPTQPRTRHSITEEGSEVLLVKEEGCEESLGNPEGTMVMEDNETTPPLEPTEEPAEQHRNTHSLTESEDMEDGKPDLLLVKEETIEDGPESIDLQSGLKMGEQGGWLEANRGDWATILDSQTLTGAAKSPGDDITEQSAVEEDLLISSVTGGGEWTSEAADHQTWPRIRILNQEPSLFLSESEPGPKREFERLHHHTEHNQWTGGLNNLSPGGHQRDGGSSQGSSLQPRTFSSQSQCRDEAGPGADREKSSFSYDANTIVSMMNRAGHPGLQPSQRVVGDRPGGNLSGSRSSPSGSHLMSGDWVHRRPGPGPSLPQLPHGNPTNGDRVRIGVHHERYLAYNTAHNPNNTQTMARGGSSKLAQGGSSKLAPTSPSTSSGVIGSQRGRPSIKTDADKPYACPTCGKRFAHANYVKQHQTVHTKERPFMCKLCYKSFSFQSNLIKHRSVHNEEKS; from the exons atggctaactgtaaTGGTAACGttatggtttttcacactcaaatagcctccatcaTGGAGGTGCTAGCAAACgcagccgtggcagagatctgtaaactcgtagacgacgactatgcagtgtGTCGTTTAGAAAtaactcaaagccagaaagaaaacaggaCATTGCGGAGGAAACTACAGCTACTGGAACTGAAGGTGTCACGGGAGCGCGCAGAGAGGACAATGCGAGAGCGTGTCCTCGGCAGCCGTCCCAGAAGTGTCAAGATCCTCGACCGATACAGAGGAATGGCAAGAG gTGAAGTACATCTCACTGAAGGCCACAGGAGCtttgtgaagccagcaggacacagCACATGGACAGATGAACAACCAATCACTGTTGATGAGGggagtggaacctcaacccagcATGTTATCGTGATAGAG TCTGCAGATGCAGAGGCTGCAGGTCCTGGAGTCAAgcaggagaggactgagggacAGAAGGACACACGGCacagcagagacatccagactggAGAGTCTGGTGCGCCTCCTGTAGCCATGGAAAATCCCACTACCACCCCAACACAGCCCAGGACCCGACACAGCATCACGGAG GAGGGTTCAGAGGTGCtgctggtgaaggaggaggggtgtgaggagaGTCTGGGGAACCCTGAGGGGACCATGGTCATGGAGGACAACGAGACTACACCTCCTCTTGAACCCACAGAGGAACCAGCTGAGcagcacaggaacacacacagtctcactgag TCAGAAGACATGGAGGATGGGAAGCCTGACCTGCTGCTGGTCAAAGAGGAGACGATAGAAGACGGACCAGAGAGCATTGACCTGCAAAGTGGACTAAAGATGGGGGAGCAAG GTGGTTGGCTGGAGGCTAATAGAGGAGACTGGGCAACCATCTTGGATTCCCAGACCCTGACCGGTGCAGCCAAGAGCCCAGGGGACGACATCACTGAGCAG TCTGCAGTCGAAGAAGATCTGCTGATATCCAGTGTTACTGGTGGGGGAGAGTGGACCTCTGAAGCGGCTGATCACCAAACCTGGCCCCGGATCAGGATCCTGAACCAGGAGCCTTCCCTCTTCCTTTCTGAGTCAGAACCAGGACCTAAACGCGAGTTTGAGAGACTCCACcaccacacagaacacaaccagtGGACAGGTGGACTGAACAACCTCAGTCCTGGTGGTCATCAGAGAGACGGAGGTTCCAGTCAGGGATCCAGTCTGCAGCCCAGAACCTTCTCTTCACAGTCTCAGTGCAGGGATGAAGCAGGGCCTGGGGCTGATAGAGAGAAATCCTCCTTTTCATATGATGCAAACACCATAGTATCCATGATGAATAGAGCAGGTCACCCTGGGCTTCAGCCTTcacagagagtggtgggagaccgCCCTGGTGGTAATCTTTCAGGAAGTCGGTCTTCTCCTTCAGGGTCTCATCTAATGTCTGGTGACTGGGTTCATAGAAGGCCTGGACCTGGACCTAGCCTTCCTCAGCTGCCTCATGGTAACCCCACGAATGGAGACAGGGTCAGGATAGGTGTTCACCATGAGAGGTACCTAGCCTATAACACAGCACACAATCCCAACAACACCCAAACAATGGCTAGAGGAGGTAGCTCGAAGTTGGCTCAAGGAGGTAGCTCGAAGTTGGCTCCTACTTCTCCCTCTACCTCATCTGGTGTCATTGGGTCACAACGTGGTAGGCCGAGCATTAAGACGGACGCTGACAAGCCGTATGCCTGCCCCACATGTGGAAAGCGCTTCGCTCATGCGAACTATGTGAAGCAGCACCAGACTGTTCACACCAAGGAGAGGCCCTTCATGTGCAAGCTGTGTTACAAGAGCTTCTCCTTTCAGAGTAACCTTATCAAACATAGGAGTGTCCACAATGAGGAGAAGTCATAG